One window from the genome of Mucilaginibacter ginsenosidivorans encodes:
- a CDS encoding sigma-70 family RNA polymerase sigma factor: MRQLKITQSITNRESQSLDKYLHEIGKVDLITAEEEVILAQKIREGDQAALERLTKTNLRFVVSVAKQYQNQGLTLGDLINEGNLGLIKAAKRFDETKGFKFISYAVWWIRQSILQAIAEQSRIVRLPLNQVGSLSKISKAFSKLEQEYEREPSPEELADMLETTVDKISDTLSNSGRHVSMDAPFVQGEENTLLDVLENQEPNTDSILINESLSEEIKRSLSTLTEREREIIVLFFGLGTNHPLSLEEIGEKFNLTRERVRQIKDKALQRLRHTSRSKILKSYLG, translated from the coding sequence ATGAGACAACTCAAAATAACCCAATCCATTACCAATCGTGAGTCCCAATCACTTGACAAATATCTCCACGAAATTGGTAAGGTTGACCTGATAACAGCCGAAGAAGAAGTAATATTAGCCCAAAAAATACGTGAGGGAGATCAGGCAGCACTGGAGCGGTTAACCAAAACAAATCTTCGTTTCGTCGTTTCGGTGGCGAAACAATATCAAAATCAAGGACTTACATTAGGCGACCTGATAAATGAAGGAAACCTTGGCCTGATAAAAGCTGCAAAGCGTTTTGACGAAACCAAGGGCTTTAAATTTATATCATACGCCGTATGGTGGATCCGCCAGTCTATCCTGCAGGCTATTGCCGAGCAGTCGCGTATCGTACGTTTACCATTGAACCAGGTTGGTTCGCTAAGTAAAATCAGTAAGGCTTTTTCAAAACTGGAGCAGGAATATGAACGCGAGCCTTCACCCGAAGAGCTTGCTGACATGCTGGAAACTACCGTTGACAAAATATCCGATACGCTGAGCAACTCGGGGCGCCATGTATCTATGGATGCACCGTTTGTACAGGGCGAAGAAAACACGCTTTTGGATGTATTGGAGAACCAGGAGCCTAACACAGACTCGATCCTGATAAACGAGTCATTATCGGAAGAGATAAAACGCTCGCTTTCAACTTTAACAGAGCGCGAGCGCGAGATCATCGTATTGTTCTTTGGTTTGGGAACCAACCATCCCCTTTCATTGGAAGAAATAGGTGAGAAATTTAACCTGACACGCGAACGTGTAAGGCAGATAAAAGACAAAGCACTGCAACGGTTGCGGCATACGTCGAGAAGTAAGATACTCAAATCCTACTTAGGATAA
- a CDS encoding S41 family peptidase: MKKTIYSIFILSVVLFAACKSNKKINPTPDVTGPDAPGTTLDKIKDSIFLYAKEDYLWYKSLPDYATFKPRTFSGGDDITALQKEVDALSQIAINPATSQPYEYYSPNPGESKYSFIDDGTVSGELNGVIGDFGFAPLYNDVNDLRIKFVYPGSPADLAGIKRGYQITKINGRTALAYDGDGSGVNLNFIINAYANSNTISMDLKKPDGTTLTVTNLAVANYTVNPVLTYKTFDQGNGHIVGYIVFNSFTSPSNASPQLNAAFNYFTAQNVTDLVVDLRYNGGGYVATAEYLDNLIVPSGKSGSLMYNTYYNDILTGNKEVLLKNQWRKDQSSGQDYNYAQFDYSVAGNAVNFAKQGSLNVNRVFFIVTGSTASASELTINNLRPNMDVQFIGRTSYGKPVGFFDIDINKYQLYIPEFSTKNSAGQGDYYAGFTPGSSSYPGVQDYDDVTKDFGDPTEGLLAHALNYVKTGTYSIRGTTIQSLAANQRTLSIEAQGIAGKQLEKHKFTGMIFDKKLKLR; this comes from the coding sequence ATGAAAAAAACTATTTACTCAATTTTTATACTTTCTGTGGTGCTTTTTGCGGCATGCAAAAGCAATAAGAAAATAAACCCGACGCCTGATGTTACAGGACCAGATGCACCGGGCACGACCCTTGATAAGATCAAGGACTCCATTTTTTTATATGCAAAGGAAGATTACCTGTGGTATAAATCGCTGCCGGATTATGCAACCTTCAAGCCCCGGACATTTTCGGGCGGAGATGACATAACCGCGTTGCAAAAAGAGGTAGACGCATTATCTCAAATAGCAATTAACCCGGCTACCAGCCAGCCTTACGAGTATTATTCTCCAAATCCCGGCGAATCGAAATATTCGTTTATAGATGACGGAACGGTATCTGGCGAGTTAAATGGTGTTATTGGCGATTTTGGGTTTGCACCATTATATAACGATGTTAACGATCTCCGGATCAAGTTTGTCTATCCAGGCTCACCAGCCGATCTGGCGGGTATAAAGCGTGGTTACCAGATAACCAAAATTAACGGACGAACCGCTTTAGCTTACGATGGGGATGGGTCTGGTGTCAACCTGAACTTTATAATAAATGCTTATGCAAACAGTAATACTATCTCCATGGATTTAAAGAAGCCTGATGGTACAACCCTTACGGTGACTAACCTTGCAGTGGCAAATTATACAGTAAATCCAGTATTGACCTATAAAACATTCGACCAGGGTAACGGTCATATTGTTGGATATATCGTATTTAATAGCTTTACATCGCCATCAAATGCAAGCCCGCAACTTAATGCTGCATTCAATTATTTTACGGCTCAAAATGTAACCGACCTTGTTGTCGATCTTCGCTACAACGGTGGGGGATATGTGGCCACAGCGGAATACCTGGATAACCTGATTGTTCCAAGCGGCAAATCGGGTAGTTTGATGTACAATACTTATTACAATGATATTTTAACTGGTAACAAAGAGGTGCTCCTTAAAAATCAATGGCGGAAAGATCAGTCGTCCGGCCAGGATTATAACTATGCACAGTTTGATTATTCGGTAGCGGGCAATGCCGTGAATTTTGCGAAACAGGGATCTTTGAATGTGAATCGCGTGTTTTTCATCGTGACGGGTTCTACAGCTTCGGCAAGCGAATTGACGATCAATAACCTTCGCCCCAATATGGATGTGCAATTTATCGGCAGAACCAGTTATGGTAAACCAGTTGGTTTCTTCGATATAGATATTAATAAATATCAATTGTATATCCCTGAATTTTCGACTAAGAACTCCGCCGGCCAGGGCGATTATTATGCAGGCTTTACTCCGGGCAGCTCAAGCTATCCGGGTGTCCAGGATTATGACGACGTTACCAAGGATTTTGGCGACCCTACCGAAGGCTTACTGGCTCATGCGCTTAACTATGTAAAGACGGGTACTTATTCAATAAGAGGAACCACGATACAAAGCCTTGCTGCAAATCAGAGGACACTTTCTATAGAAGCACAGGGAATAGCCGGTAAACAGTTAGAAAAACACAAGTTTACCGGGATGATATTTGACAAGAAGCTTAAATTGAGATAA
- a CDS encoding PhzF family phenazine biosynthesis protein, which yields MTIPIYQADAFTNRLFGGNPAAICPLKEWLPDETMQKIATENNLAETAFFVADGDGYKLRWFTPEFEIDLCGHATLASAHIIFTELGYQKDTINFQTVKAGVLTVKKDGDKYTMDFPSRPPIGIELPNGLVEALGGKEPVAVLRSRDYFLVYESEEDILDITPDFSAMSKFDTVGFIVTSRGNEADFVSRFFAPGAGIPEDPVTGSAHCNLIPYWADKLGKSKLHAYQLSARKGELWCELKGNRVLMSGNAVTYLKGEIYI from the coding sequence ATGACTATCCCCATTTACCAGGCTGATGCCTTTACAAACCGTTTGTTTGGCGGCAACCCGGCTGCCATTTGTCCCCTGAAAGAGTGGCTTCCTGACGAAACGATGCAAAAGATCGCCACGGAAAACAACCTGGCCGAAACCGCTTTTTTTGTAGCTGACGGAGATGGATATAAGCTGAGATGGTTTACTCCCGAGTTTGAAATAGACCTTTGCGGCCATGCCACTCTCGCTTCGGCTCATATCATCTTTACCGAATTGGGTTACCAAAAGGACACTATTAATTTTCAGACCGTAAAAGCGGGCGTATTAACTGTAAAAAAAGACGGTGATAAATATACCATGGATTTTCCTTCCAGGCCACCTATAGGTATTGAACTACCTAATGGCCTGGTTGAAGCTCTTGGAGGAAAAGAGCCTGTTGCTGTGCTCCGGTCGAGGGACTACTTCCTCGTGTATGAATCGGAGGAGGACATACTCGATATTACACCAGATTTTTCCGCCATGTCAAAATTTGATACTGTGGGCTTCATCGTGACTTCGAGAGGTAATGAGGCGGATTTCGTATCTCGTTTTTTTGCTCCCGGCGCAGGTATACCTGAGGACCCTGTAACTGGGTCGGCGCATTGCAACCTGATACCCTACTGGGCCGATAAACTTGGAAAAAGCAAATTACATGCTTACCAGCTATCTGCCCGTAAAGGTGAGTTATGGTGCGAATTGAAAGGGAACAGGGTATTGATGAGCGGCAATGCCGTTACCTACTTAAAAGGAGAAATTTATATTTAA
- a CDS encoding ATP-binding cassette domain-containing protein — translation MFKLTVDSVELEFNGRKILQDIYLDCSTGEVVGLLGRNGSGKSSLLKIIFGVLTPTHKYLSINEDVLDKGYHKNRVAYLPQHNYLPKGIPVSSLAKMLVATEYWNEFSNLEIYKIHHRKKTEQLSGGELRQLGMLMILYSRSYFILLDEPFTHVTPIQADYFKGIINTVAKNKGIIVTDHQYRNIMDVSDRLIVIADGCTKPITSTEDLVTYNYLSGNN, via the coding sequence ATGTTTAAACTAACGGTCGACAGTGTAGAACTTGAATTTAATGGCCGTAAAATATTACAGGATATTTATCTCGACTGCTCAACCGGCGAAGTGGTCGGGCTTCTTGGGCGTAATGGAAGCGGCAAGTCATCGCTTTTGAAGATCATTTTTGGCGTACTTACCCCTACTCACAAATATTTGAGCATTAACGAAGATGTTCTGGATAAGGGTTACCATAAAAACCGGGTAGCCTATTTACCACAGCATAATTATTTACCGAAAGGAATTCCTGTTAGCAGCCTTGCAAAAATGCTGGTTGCCACGGAATATTGGAACGAATTTTCTAACCTCGAGATTTATAAAATCCACCATCGTAAAAAAACAGAACAGCTATCCGGTGGGGAACTAAGGCAGCTTGGCATGCTGATGATCCTTTACAGCCGGTCGTATTTTATTTTACTGGATGAGCCTTTCACCCACGTAACTCCCATACAGGCGGATTATTTTAAAGGCATTATTAACACCGTAGCTAAGAACAAAGGGATCATTGTTACAGATCATCAATATCGCAATATTATGGACGTGAGCGACCGCCTGATCGTAATCGCCGATGGTTGCACAAAACCTATTACAAGCACTGAGGATTTGGTTACTTATAACTATCTTAGTGGCAACAATTAA
- a CDS encoding gliding motility-associated C-terminal domain-containing protein: protein MRLLLLVSFLFLVIFSIPGTTNAQVCTGSLGAPVVNETFGTGKTFGEIGAPLATGITNLKYNATSCGGEDGEYSLLSSMGTSCKGGTWKYIGHDHTGDKNGYMMIINATDEPSEFFTYRVKGNLLCANTTYQFAAWILNILRDLPQTQGYSEPNITFSIEKPDGTVLKSFNTGNIKADDLSIPSWKQYGTFFTSPNDGSDVIVKMTNNSRGGLGNDLALDDITFSPCGPLIQTGFAVIGNTADKNNCINDDLNYTLVAQQQGYPDPGCQWQKKILGDTVWTDIPGATTTSYHVVIPTAQVGLYQYRIGVLSSTNAGSEKCRIYSDPLNINVYPLPTYPLSSTTTTCIGSPLILRADGGDSYLWTGPNNFTSGESSPTVTTNADHSYEGDYTLRIIKNGCPFFATTIVKVYDAVTAEPLSDVAICEGGSVQFNVVSTNATNFKWFPSTGLDHDDIPNPTASPGVTTTYKVEISNDACPGYIKSATSTVTVYKNPVADAGKTFSMNEGETAKLKGKASGDNIITYWTPADYLDDPTSLTPATSATANITYTLHVESTVGCGISTSSVFVRVYKKLGIVNTFTPNSDGINDTWNIKNIDDYPNAQIDIYDRSGQRVFHSISYGKPWDGTNKGSKAVAGTYYYIIDFKEGDLKKKSGWVLLVR, encoded by the coding sequence ATGCGCCTCTTACTTCTGGTTTCATTTTTATTCCTGGTTATCTTTTCTATACCGGGTACAACCAACGCACAGGTTTGTACCGGCAGTTTAGGCGCGCCGGTAGTAAACGAAACCTTCGGAACAGGGAAAACATTTGGAGAAATAGGTGCCCCGCTTGCAACCGGAATAACCAATTTGAAATATAATGCTACTTCGTGCGGTGGTGAGGATGGTGAATATAGTCTTCTGTCATCGATGGGGACGTCCTGTAAAGGAGGCACCTGGAAATACATTGGCCATGATCATACAGGTGATAAAAACGGCTACATGATGATCATTAACGCTACAGATGAGCCCAGTGAATTTTTTACTTACCGGGTGAAAGGCAACTTGCTATGTGCAAACACTACCTACCAGTTTGCGGCCTGGATATTAAATATTTTGCGTGATCTTCCGCAAACGCAGGGCTATTCCGAACCTAATATTACTTTTAGTATTGAAAAACCGGACGGCACAGTTTTGAAAAGTTTTAACACAGGGAATATCAAAGCGGATGACCTTTCAATTCCATCGTGGAAACAATACGGTACATTTTTCACGTCTCCAAATGACGGATCGGATGTCATCGTAAAAATGACAAACAATAGCAGGGGTGGCTTAGGTAACGACCTTGCGCTTGATGACATTACGTTCAGCCCTTGCGGCCCTTTGATACAAACAGGTTTTGCCGTGATCGGGAACACAGCCGATAAAAATAACTGCATCAACGACGATCTGAATTATACATTGGTTGCTCAGCAACAAGGGTATCCCGACCCGGGTTGTCAGTGGCAGAAAAAAATACTCGGCGATACCGTATGGACCGACATTCCGGGCGCCACAACGACAAGTTATCATGTTGTCATTCCGACCGCGCAAGTAGGGCTTTATCAATATCGCATCGGCGTGTTAAGCAGTACAAACGCAGGGTCGGAAAAGTGCCGTATTTATTCCGATCCGCTTAATATTAATGTATATCCGTTGCCGACTTATCCCCTTTCGTCAACTACCACTACCTGTATAGGCAGCCCGCTCATTTTAAGAGCCGATGGCGGCGATAGTTATTTGTGGACCGGTCCTAACAACTTCACATCGGGCGAAAGCAGTCCGACAGTTACCACCAATGCCGACCACAGTTACGAGGGTGACTATACACTCAGGATAATCAAAAATGGCTGCCCGTTTTTCGCCACTACCATCGTAAAGGTATATGACGCCGTAACAGCAGAGCCGTTAAGTGACGTTGCAATATGTGAGGGCGGTTCGGTACAATTCAACGTGGTGAGCACTAATGCAACCAACTTCAAATGGTTCCCGTCAACCGGGCTCGACCATGATGACATACCCAACCCAACAGCAAGTCCGGGTGTGACGACAACTTACAAGGTCGAAATAAGCAATGACGCATGCCCGGGATACATCAAATCTGCAACATCGACTGTAACTGTATACAAAAACCCGGTAGCTGATGCCGGAAAAACATTCAGCATGAATGAAGGCGAAACGGCGAAACTCAAAGGGAAGGCGTCAGGCGATAACATTATCACCTACTGGACACCGGCTGATTACCTAGATGATCCCACGTCGCTGACACCCGCAACCAGCGCCACTGCCAACATCACCTATACGCTTCATGTCGAATCGACCGTAGGTTGCGGAATAAGCACCAGCAGCGTCTTCGTTCGGGTTTATAAAAAACTGGGCATCGTAAATACGTTCACTCCAAATAGTGATGGCATAAACGATACCTGGAATATCAAAAACATTGACGACTACCCAAATGCGCAAATTGACATATATGACCGCAGTGGTCAGCGTGTATTTCATAGTATTAGTTATGGCAAACCATGGGACGGTACAAATAAAGGTAGTAAAGCCGTGGCCGGCACTTACTATTATATCATCGACTTTAAGGAAGGTGACCTGAAAAAAAAGTCGGGGTGGGTTTTATTGGTTAGATGA
- a CDS encoding MBL fold metallo-hydrolase translates to MNLYTIDTGFFKLDGGAMFGVVPKTIWQKTNPADENNLCTWAMRCLLVEDGNRLILIDTGIGNKQDAKFFSHYYLHGDASLDSSLAKHGFHCDDVTDVFLTHLHFDHVGGAVIRDGDKLTPAFKNATYWSNPKHWEWAVNPNDREKASFLKENILPIQESGQLKFINTDQEGAAFTKDFGLRFVSGHTESMMLPLIRYKNRKILYMADLTPSVGHLPIPYVMAYDMFPLTTLNEKTALLGEALANNYVLFFEHDPINECCTLQQTEKGIRVEATFALNEL, encoded by the coding sequence TTGAACCTCTACACCATCGACACCGGCTTTTTCAAATTAGATGGGGGAGCTATGTTTGGTGTGGTTCCGAAGACTATCTGGCAAAAAACCAACCCGGCTGATGAGAATAATCTTTGCACCTGGGCTATGCGTTGTTTACTTGTGGAGGATGGGAACAGGCTCATTTTGATAGACACGGGTATCGGCAACAAACAGGACGCCAAATTTTTCAGCCATTATTATCTGCATGGCGATGCCAGCCTGGATTCCTCCTTAGCAAAACATGGTTTCCATTGTGACGACGTAACCGATGTTTTCCTGACGCATCTGCACTTCGACCACGTTGGCGGCGCAGTAATACGCGACGGAGATAAATTGACTCCTGCTTTTAAAAATGCTACCTACTGGAGCAACCCAAAACACTGGGAGTGGGCGGTAAACCCGAACGACCGTGAAAAGGCATCATTCCTGAAAGAGAATATATTGCCCATCCAGGAAAGCGGCCAGCTTAAATTTATTAATACTGACCAGGAGGGCGCTGCATTCACAAAAGATTTCGGCTTGCGCTTTGTTTCGGGCCATACCGAGTCGATGATGCTGCCGCTTATCCGGTATAAAAACAGGAAAATATTGTATATGGCAGATCTAACGCCTTCCGTAGGGCATTTACCTATCCCCTACGTTATGGCTTATGATATGTTCCCGCTGACGACGTTAAATGAAAAAACAGCGCTGCTTGGTGAGGCGCTTGCAAATAACTATGTGCTGTTTTTCGAACACGACCCAATAAATGAATGTTGCACTTTGCAGCAAACCGAAAAGGGTATCCGGGTTGAAGCAACTTTCGCGCTTAATGAACTATAA
- the smc gene encoding chromosome segregation protein SMC, with translation MQLSKLEIKGFKSFGDKVTINFNEGVTAIVGPNGCGKSNVVDSIRWVLGEQSTRMLRSEKMENIIFNGTKGRKAANLAEVSLSFDNTKNILPTEFSQVTITRKLYRAGESEYWLNDVQCRLKDITDLFLDTGIGADSYSIIELKMIDEIIANKEGSRRNLFEEASGISKYKLRKKQTFNKLKDTEADLERVEDLLSEIEKNLKTLENQAKKTERYYRLKEQYKNLSIMLASFRIITFSESLKKIEEQEQKQHDEKLGVVTQIDNTEASLQQQKTDSLVKEKNLATQQKATNDFVAKIRAYENEKKIKNEQLKFQQDKESRLNEELERDRNQLNHVLYNIKRLAEEKVLEDENLQKVQVIVAELKESVDELRAQQNSARAELNEINSANNALQNEMYKAEKDLDILQIQQQALEQESQRNLEDTSNKETELSHFNQAVAELQYRSDSMDKELQTMTESEDKLQLQIKEAETESEEIKETIVKESRKLDAKQNEYNLTKSMVDNLEGFPESIRFLKKTSGWAKNAPLFSDVLFCREEYRVAIENYLEPLMNYYVVEDYNEAIAAINLLSNSSQGRAQFFILNNYKTEKVAPAVIEGSVAALDVIEVESRYQNLCTHLLRNVYLVNDSAEKDLNGSALPECVVVIGKSGKFNKSKLTMAGGSVGLFEGKRIGRARNLDNLAKEIRSVENKINEQKNRHSDLQSKLSALKMLGKSAEIKQLNDDLNRLNTELITVKTRQEQYQAFIENSLNRKADIAEKITSIKEEMVRLQPELAGLKAKRQVQADLLAGKQLAFNELNETATVQANTYNQENIRFHQQQNKVSGLVKDMEYRETQKESLESRIEQNSAELDKVKIAITENLAQSDHSDEDLMEMYKQKEELEKATQQAEQEYYAWRNKITETENDIAALRRKKEQFEMVENELKDERNNLKLELNALKERLSVEFNIDIQELLDAEPPADENEAELRDKTEKLKRQLDDFGPINPLAVDAYNEMNTRYEFIQAQKKDLSEAKASLLETIKEIDDTARDKFMQAFGNVRENFIKVFRSLFNEEDSCDLILTEPENPLESDIDIIARPKGKRPLSINQLSGGEKTLTATAILFSLYLLKPAPFCIFDEVDAPLDDTNIDKFNNIIRDFSSQSQFIIVSHNKRTIASTDVIYGVTMVEQGVSRVVPVDLRELAD, from the coding sequence ATGCAGCTTAGTAAGTTAGAGATCAAGGGGTTCAAAAGCTTCGGCGATAAGGTCACCATCAATTTTAATGAAGGTGTCACGGCTATCGTTGGTCCAAACGGCTGCGGCAAATCCAACGTGGTTGACTCCATTCGCTGGGTGCTTGGCGAGCAGAGCACACGCATGCTGCGGAGTGAGAAGATGGAGAACATCATCTTTAACGGCACCAAAGGGCGCAAGGCCGCTAATCTTGCTGAAGTTTCTCTTAGCTTTGATAATACCAAGAACATCCTCCCAACCGAATTTTCACAAGTTACCATAACCCGTAAATTATACCGCGCCGGCGAAAGTGAGTACTGGCTTAACGATGTGCAGTGCCGCTTAAAGGATATCACCGACCTTTTCCTTGATACCGGGATCGGGGCCGACTCCTACTCTATCATCGAGTTAAAGATGATCGATGAGATCATCGCAAACAAGGAAGGTTCGAGACGCAACCTTTTCGAAGAAGCCTCGGGCATATCCAAATATAAGCTTCGCAAAAAACAAACTTTTAATAAGCTTAAAGATACTGAAGCCGACCTGGAGCGGGTCGAGGATCTGCTATCAGAGATCGAAAAGAACCTTAAAACGCTTGAGAACCAGGCAAAAAAAACAGAGCGATATTACAGATTAAAGGAACAGTACAAAAACCTCAGCATTATGCTGGCCTCGTTCCGGATCATCACTTTCAGCGAATCGCTGAAAAAGATCGAAGAACAGGAACAAAAACAGCATGACGAAAAACTCGGGGTTGTCACACAAATCGACAATACCGAAGCATCGCTGCAACAGCAAAAAACTGATAGCCTGGTAAAAGAGAAGAATCTTGCCACCCAGCAAAAAGCTACTAATGATTTTGTTGCGAAGATAAGGGCCTATGAAAATGAGAAAAAGATAAAAAACGAACAGCTTAAATTTCAGCAGGATAAGGAATCGCGACTGAACGAGGAACTGGAGCGCGACCGCAACCAACTGAATCATGTGCTGTACAACATTAAAAGGCTTGCTGAAGAAAAGGTACTGGAAGATGAAAATCTGCAAAAGGTACAGGTGATAGTTGCTGAACTTAAAGAATCTGTAGACGAACTAAGGGCGCAGCAGAATTCAGCAAGGGCCGAACTGAACGAGATCAATAGCGCAAATAATGCGTTGCAAAACGAGATGTACAAGGCAGAGAAAGACTTAGATATATTACAAATACAGCAACAGGCGCTTGAACAGGAAAGCCAGCGAAATTTGGAGGATACTTCCAACAAGGAAACTGAACTATCCCACTTTAACCAGGCGGTGGCTGAGTTACAGTACAGGTCGGACTCGATGGATAAAGAACTGCAAACGATGACCGAGTCGGAAGATAAGCTACAGTTGCAGATAAAGGAAGCTGAGACTGAATCGGAAGAAATTAAGGAAACCATAGTTAAAGAGAGCCGGAAACTTGACGCGAAGCAGAACGAGTACAATCTGACCAAAAGCATGGTCGATAACCTGGAGGGTTTTCCCGAGTCCATCCGCTTTCTCAAAAAGACATCGGGCTGGGCGAAAAATGCACCTTTGTTCAGCGATGTGCTTTTTTGCCGCGAGGAATACCGGGTAGCCATCGAAAACTACCTTGAGCCTTTGATGAATTATTATGTGGTTGAAGATTACAATGAAGCCATAGCGGCTATTAATCTTTTAAGTAATTCTTCGCAGGGAAGGGCTCAGTTTTTTATATTGAATAATTACAAAACTGAAAAGGTGGCACCGGCGGTCATTGAGGGCTCTGTAGCAGCCCTGGATGTTATCGAAGTTGAATCCCGCTACCAAAATCTTTGTACCCATCTTCTCAGGAATGTTTACCTGGTAAATGATTCTGCTGAGAAGGATCTCAATGGGTCTGCGTTGCCTGAATGTGTAGTTGTCATCGGCAAAAGCGGGAAATTCAATAAGTCAAAGCTGACCATGGCCGGCGGGTCCGTAGGCTTGTTCGAAGGGAAACGCATTGGCCGCGCCCGGAACCTGGATAACCTGGCAAAAGAGATCAGATCGGTTGAAAACAAGATAAACGAGCAAAAAAATCGCCATAGTGATCTTCAAAGTAAATTGTCAGCCTTAAAAATGCTGGGCAAAAGTGCAGAGATAAAACAATTAAACGACGACCTGAACAGGCTGAACACCGAATTGATCACCGTAAAAACGCGGCAGGAGCAATACCAGGCGTTTATAGAGAACAGCCTGAATCGTAAAGCGGATATAGCAGAAAAGATTACGAGCATTAAGGAAGAAATGGTCCGCCTGCAGCCCGAACTGGCCGGGTTAAAAGCGAAAAGGCAGGTACAGGCTGATCTGCTGGCCGGGAAACAACTTGCATTTAACGAATTGAACGAGACGGCTACTGTTCAGGCCAATACCTATAACCAGGAAAATATCCGCTTTCATCAGCAGCAGAATAAAGTATCCGGCTTAGTGAAAGATATGGAATACCGGGAAACGCAGAAGGAAAGCCTGGAAAGCCGTATTGAACAGAATAGCGCCGAACTGGACAAAGTGAAGATAGCCATAACTGAAAACCTGGCTCAATCAGATCACTCCGACGAGGACCTGATGGAAATGTATAAGCAAAAGGAAGAATTGGAGAAAGCTACCCAGCAGGCCGAACAGGAATATTATGCGTGGAGGAACAAAATAACAGAGACTGAAAATGATATAGCGGCGTTAAGGCGGAAAAAGGAACAGTTTGAAATGGTTGAAAATGAGCTAAAGGACGAACGGAACAACCTAAAGCTGGAACTAAATGCCTTAAAAGAAAGGCTTTCGGTTGAATTTAATATCGATATACAGGAACTGCTGGATGCTGAGCCTCCGGCCGATGAAAATGAAGCTGAGCTTCGCGACAAAACCGAAAAACTAAAACGGCAACTTGACGATTTTGGACCGATCAATCCGTTGGCGGTAGACGCATATAACGAGATGAATACCCGCTATGAGTTTATACAGGCGCAGAAAAAAGATCTCAGTGAAGCTAAAGCATCACTGCTGGAAACGATAAAAGAAATAGACGACACGGCACGTGACAAATTTATGCAGGCATTCGGCAACGTGCGGGAGAACTTCATTAAGGTGTTCCGGTCCCTGTTTAATGAAGAGGACTCATGCGACCTGATACTGACCGAACCGGAGAACCCGCTGGAATCGGACATTGATATTATTGCCCGGCCAAAAGGCAAACGGCCACTGTCTATCAACCAGCTTTCGGGCGGTGAGAAGACACTAACCGCTACGGCCATACTTTTCTCGCTCTATCTGCTTAAACCTGCCCCATTCTGTATCTTTGACGAGGTTGACGCGCCACTGGATGACACGAACATCGATAAGTTCAATAATATCATCCGCGATTTCTCAAGCCAGTCACAATTCATCATTGTATCCCATAACAAAAGAACCATCGCCAGCACCGATGTTATTTACGGCGTGACGATGGTTGAACAAGGCGTCTCGAGGGTTGTTCCTGTTGATCTTAGGGAACTGGCGGATTGA